A genomic window from Montipora capricornis isolate CH-2021 chromosome 8, ASM3666992v2, whole genome shotgun sequence includes:
- the LOC138059549 gene encoding D(1)-like dopamine receptor, with the protein MNASSNTVSGASPPSDLPKALQTTVLCCTFLANLLGNICVCLAVTRVRALRQRPSALILASLAISDIASLSFVLFRLVWLYDLEAACNKYQYFFTLVVSLLYVSSIHICLLSCDRYVAIVHCLRYKQLVTETKVGRALLVAWGLPLASTIIVPCFYESRERAHYTAALIGCAEQHNEPNDVLKVHAVFNFTLFVVIPFLVMIFVDCRIAKIAWSQNNRIWPGENLTPELTELRRKRKKEMKWMRTISKFVIYLLVYLTDCSAADVLFLLIHVHFFFYKNLVFPA; encoded by the coding sequence ATGAACGCTTCTTCGAACACAGTCTCTGGTGCGTCGCCTCCATCTGACTTGCCCAAGGCTTTACAAACGACAGTCCTGTGTTGCACATTCCTGGCAAACTTGCTTGGTAACATATGCGTCTGTCTGGCCGTGACTCGAGTACGTGCCCTCAGGCAAAGGCCAAGCGCTTTGATCCTAGCCAGCTTGGCAATCTCTGACATCGCGTCCTTGTCGTTTGTTCTCTTCCGTTTGGTATGGCTATATGACTTGGAGGCAGCGTGCAATAAATACCAGTATTTCTTCACATTGGTAGTATCACTGCTGTACGTCAGCAGCATTCATATCTGTCTTCTCAGCTGTGATCGATATGTCGCCATCGTTCATTGCCTAAGATACAAGCAACTTGTCACCGAAACAAAGGTCGGACGAGCCTTGCTTGTCGCATGGGGGTTACCTCTTGCTTCTACAATAATCGTCCCTTGCTTTTATGAAAGCAGAGAACGAGCTCATTACACTGCTGCCTTGATTGGCTGCGCCGAGCAACACAACGAACCCAACGATGTCTTAAAGGTTCATGCCGTTTTCAACTTTACTCTTTTTGTTGTAATTCCGTTTTTGGTAATGATATTTGTCGACTGCCGAATCGCTAAGATTGCTTGGTCTCAAAACAATCGCATTTGGCCAGGTGAAAATCTGACCCCTGAATTGACCGAATTGagaagaaagaggaaaaaagaaatgaaatggaTGAGGACCATAAGTAAGTTTGTGATTTATTTACTAGTGTATCTAACAGATTGTAGTGCTGCGGATGTTCTGTTTCTATTGATTCatgtacacttttttttttataagaatcttGTTTTTCCGGCCTAG